The Vitis vinifera cultivar Pinot Noir 40024 chromosome 12, ASM3070453v1 genome has a segment encoding these proteins:
- the LOC100245897 gene encoding uncharacterized protein LOC100245897, with protein sequence MSHMGKAWLVAASVGAVEALKDQGFCRWNYTLRSIHQHAKTNLRSFAQAKKLSSSSSAMVSSRVREEKAKQSEESLRTVMYLSCWGPN encoded by the coding sequence atgagTCATATGGGGAAAGCTTGGTTAGTGGCAGCAAGTGTGGGAGCAGTGGAGGCACTCAAGGATCAGGGCTTCTGCAGATGGAACTACACTCTGAGGTCTATTCACCAGCATGCCAAGACCAACCTCAGGTCCTTTGCTCAGGCCAAGAAgctctcttcttcctcttctgcCATGGTTTCCAGCAGAGTGAGGGAGGAGAAGGCCAAGCAGTCAGAGGAGTCTCTGAGGACTGTCATGTACTTGAGCTGCTGGGGACCCAACTGA